One window of Cherax quadricarinatus isolate ZL_2023a chromosome 16, ASM3850222v1, whole genome shotgun sequence genomic DNA carries:
- the LOC128688858 gene encoding uncharacterized protein isoform X2: MNRPLQPQLDNQKLLQGPRRVVRLCMCAVLLPTILITIPLYVRLVLYPPGHYPMMPTDQRLLSRHVSGVWCQAQTTRMNGSYNAYVSPRVPSTSVNRSTHCMLHSTLLQDDIKEYWGFHLLKGSKVTISACASTVGAQLMILRGVENLRRCAWIGEEDSEEEVVIQDVEDPAGDSDPELHSSLNDQQLVGVSEDQSLGNQDGEHYPGLTEVLNELQRAAGGALDTELQTNETDMPIFIDQSEERRKNLRKLLRQAVKMSKSKKEILQILHLVGRDGKRQLPKRIKYILGIKSEEVLPFSLTETSGALGSEERIPNKTGEAETLTKRNIRSVKENIEDYDGAFEIFDEGEDIATSKHSRNMMKPKPTKPTDSVEKMVGGQIFFPEGLKFERGMFNQTTKLDGSNEEEVSSFSSSEEALASCEGVIMTLPLVAYRSCNYRWIETNKVVYDIPVTGTYYFVFSSDNEISTNQLFFNLTIDRVVYDTSDSRQVCTNTTNCLIPLSFWSNEQTLVEVPEENTWDHSYMLDTKCDPRVPVYLTFLILAPLMILFCAFN, encoded by the exons ACAACCAGAAACTGCTGCAGGGTCCACGAAGAGTTGTGAGACTGTGTATGTGCGCTGTGCTGCTGCCCACGATACTCATCACCATCCCTCTCTATGTCCGCCTAGTACTCTACCCACCCGGGCACTACCCTATGATGCCCACTGACCAGCGTCTCCTTAGTAGACACGTCTCCGGCGTCTGGTGCCAG GCTCAGACTACACGCATGAACGGCAGCTACAATGCCTACGTCAGCCCTCGAGTTCCGAGTACCTCAGTTAACCGTTCCACCCACTGCATGCTGCACTCCACTCTCCTACAGGATGACATCAAAGAGTACTGGGGTTTCCATCTCCTTAAAGGATCCAAGGTCACAATTTCCGCGTGTGCCAG CACGGTAGGCGCACAGCTGATGATCTTGAGGGGCGTAGAGAACCTTCGGCGCTGCGCCTGGATCGGTGAAGAAGACTCAGAAGAAGAAGTAGTGATCCAGGATGTGGAAGACCCAGCAGGAGATAGTGACCCGGAGCTTCATTCAAGCCTCAACGACCAGCAGCTGGTAGGCGTCTCCGAGGACCAGAGTCTAGGTAATCAAGATGGTGAGCACTATCCAGGGCTCACGGAAGTGCTAAATGAACTCCAACGTGCGGCAGGCGGCGCTCTAGATACCGAACTGCAGACTAATGAAACAGATATGCCTATTTTTATTGATCAGTCAGAAGAAAGGCGTAAGAATTTGCGCAAGCTTCTTCGACAAGCTGTTAAAATGAGCAAAAGCAAGAAAGAAATCTTACAGATTCTTCACTTAGTAGGACGGGATGGGAAGAGGCAGCTTCCTAAGAGAATCAAATATATTTTGGGAATTAAATCAGAGGAGGTACTGCCCTTTTCACTAACTGAGACCTCTGGAGCTCTAGGAAGTGAAGAAAGAATCCCTAACAAAACAGGTGAGGCGGAAACGTTAACAAAAAGAAACATTCGGTCTGTGAAGGAGAACATTGAAGATTATGATGGTGCCTTCGAAATATTTGACGAGGGCGAAGACATCGCCACTTCTAAACACAGCAGAAACATGATGAAACCCAAGCCAACAAAACCCACTGACTCGGTGGAAAAAATGGTTGGAGGGCAGATCTTTTTTCCCGAAGGACTAAAGTTCGAGCGAGGTATGTTCAATCAGACGACGAAACTAGATGGCTCAAACGAAGAGGAAGTGTCATCGTTCTCTAGCAGCGAGGAGGCCCTAGCCAGCTGTGAAGGTGTCATCATGACTCTTCCTCTCGTGGCTTACCGAAGCTGTAATTACCGCTGGATCGAGACTAACAAGGTCGTCTACGATATACCCGTCACCGGCACCTACTACTTCGTCTTCTCCAGCGATAACGAGATCTCTACCAACCAGCTCTTCTTCAACTTGACGATCGACCGAGTAGTGTATGACACCAGCGACTCCAGACAAGTGTGtaccaacacaaccaactgttTAATACCACTGTCCTTCTGGTCGAACGAGCAGACACTGGTGGAGGTGCCTGAGGAGAACACCTGGGATCATTCCTACATGCTAGATACCAAATGCGACCCCAGAGTGCCTGTCTACCTCACTTTCCTCATCCTGGCTCCCCTCATGATACTCTTCTGTGCCTTTAACTAG
- the LOC128688858 gene encoding uncharacterized protein isoform X1: MAEEGSVVYRAQENRSHWMSTYSFLNENSFTLLRSDNQKLLQGPRRVVRLCMCAVLLPTILITIPLYVRLVLYPPGHYPMMPTDQRLLSRHVSGVWCQAQTTRMNGSYNAYVSPRVPSTSVNRSTHCMLHSTLLQDDIKEYWGFHLLKGSKVTISACASTVGAQLMILRGVENLRRCAWIGEEDSEEEVVIQDVEDPAGDSDPELHSSLNDQQLVGVSEDQSLGNQDGEHYPGLTEVLNELQRAAGGALDTELQTNETDMPIFIDQSEERRKNLRKLLRQAVKMSKSKKEILQILHLVGRDGKRQLPKRIKYILGIKSEEVLPFSLTETSGALGSEERIPNKTGEAETLTKRNIRSVKENIEDYDGAFEIFDEGEDIATSKHSRNMMKPKPTKPTDSVEKMVGGQIFFPEGLKFERGMFNQTTKLDGSNEEEVSSFSSSEEALASCEGVIMTLPLVAYRSCNYRWIETNKVVYDIPVTGTYYFVFSSDNEISTNQLFFNLTIDRVVYDTSDSRQVCTNTTNCLIPLSFWSNEQTLVEVPEENTWDHSYMLDTKCDPRVPVYLTFLILAPLMILFCAFN; the protein is encoded by the exons ACAACCAGAAACTGCTGCAGGGTCCACGAAGAGTTGTGAGACTGTGTATGTGCGCTGTGCTGCTGCCCACGATACTCATCACCATCCCTCTCTATGTCCGCCTAGTACTCTACCCACCCGGGCACTACCCTATGATGCCCACTGACCAGCGTCTCCTTAGTAGACACGTCTCCGGCGTCTGGTGCCAG GCTCAGACTACACGCATGAACGGCAGCTACAATGCCTACGTCAGCCCTCGAGTTCCGAGTACCTCAGTTAACCGTTCCACCCACTGCATGCTGCACTCCACTCTCCTACAGGATGACATCAAAGAGTACTGGGGTTTCCATCTCCTTAAAGGATCCAAGGTCACAATTTCCGCGTGTGCCAG CACGGTAGGCGCACAGCTGATGATCTTGAGGGGCGTAGAGAACCTTCGGCGCTGCGCCTGGATCGGTGAAGAAGACTCAGAAGAAGAAGTAGTGATCCAGGATGTGGAAGACCCAGCAGGAGATAGTGACCCGGAGCTTCATTCAAGCCTCAACGACCAGCAGCTGGTAGGCGTCTCCGAGGACCAGAGTCTAGGTAATCAAGATGGTGAGCACTATCCAGGGCTCACGGAAGTGCTAAATGAACTCCAACGTGCGGCAGGCGGCGCTCTAGATACCGAACTGCAGACTAATGAAACAGATATGCCTATTTTTATTGATCAGTCAGAAGAAAGGCGTAAGAATTTGCGCAAGCTTCTTCGACAAGCTGTTAAAATGAGCAAAAGCAAGAAAGAAATCTTACAGATTCTTCACTTAGTAGGACGGGATGGGAAGAGGCAGCTTCCTAAGAGAATCAAATATATTTTGGGAATTAAATCAGAGGAGGTACTGCCCTTTTCACTAACTGAGACCTCTGGAGCTCTAGGAAGTGAAGAAAGAATCCCTAACAAAACAGGTGAGGCGGAAACGTTAACAAAAAGAAACATTCGGTCTGTGAAGGAGAACATTGAAGATTATGATGGTGCCTTCGAAATATTTGACGAGGGCGAAGACATCGCCACTTCTAAACACAGCAGAAACATGATGAAACCCAAGCCAACAAAACCCACTGACTCGGTGGAAAAAATGGTTGGAGGGCAGATCTTTTTTCCCGAAGGACTAAAGTTCGAGCGAGGTATGTTCAATCAGACGACGAAACTAGATGGCTCAAACGAAGAGGAAGTGTCATCGTTCTCTAGCAGCGAGGAGGCCCTAGCCAGCTGTGAAGGTGTCATCATGACTCTTCCTCTCGTGGCTTACCGAAGCTGTAATTACCGCTGGATCGAGACTAACAAGGTCGTCTACGATATACCCGTCACCGGCACCTACTACTTCGTCTTCTCCAGCGATAACGAGATCTCTACCAACCAGCTCTTCTTCAACTTGACGATCGACCGAGTAGTGTATGACACCAGCGACTCCAGACAAGTGTGtaccaacacaaccaactgttTAATACCACTGTCCTTCTGGTCGAACGAGCAGACACTGGTGGAGGTGCCTGAGGAGAACACCTGGGATCATTCCTACATGCTAGATACCAAATGCGACCCCAGAGTGCCTGTCTACCTCACTTTCCTCATCCTGGCTCCCCTCATGATACTCTTCTGTGCCTTTAACTAG